A region from the Cryptosporangium arvum DSM 44712 genome encodes:
- a CDS encoding response regulator transcription factor, producing the protein MRVLLIEDDDRVAGALSVNLTRQQMDVDRVGSAQRALERLRTGARHDVVLLDLGLPDLDGLALCKRIRELCDVPVIMVTARTDMSTRLHGLHVGADDYVTKPFDPRELVARIHAVTRRAARAVPELPIEDAPASAAPTTTIAGPGGVELDVERREVTVDGAPVALTRKEFNLLAMLARQPGIVFTRSRILAEVWDSAWIGNQRTLEVHVAAVRAKLGVAGIIETVRGVGYRYPAG; encoded by the coding sequence GTGCGAGTACTCCTGATCGAGGACGACGACCGGGTCGCCGGCGCGCTGTCGGTGAACCTCACCCGGCAGCAGATGGACGTCGACCGGGTGGGCAGTGCCCAGCGGGCGCTGGAGCGGTTACGCACCGGCGCCCGCCACGACGTCGTCCTGCTCGACCTCGGATTACCCGACCTGGACGGGCTCGCGCTCTGCAAGCGGATCCGGGAGCTCTGCGACGTCCCGGTCATCATGGTCACCGCGCGCACCGACATGTCGACGCGGCTGCACGGCCTGCACGTCGGCGCCGACGACTACGTCACCAAGCCGTTCGACCCGCGGGAACTGGTGGCGCGCATCCACGCGGTCACCCGCCGGGCCGCCCGCGCGGTGCCGGAGCTCCCGATCGAGGACGCCCCCGCGTCCGCGGCGCCCACCACCACGATCGCCGGCCCCGGTGGCGTCGAACTGGACGTGGAACGGCGGGAAGTCACCGTGGACGGGGCGCCGGTCGCGCTGACCCGCAAGGAGTTCAATCTGCTCGCGATGCTGGCGCGCCAGCCCGGCATCGTCTTCACCCGGTCGCGGATCCTCGCCGAGGTCTGGGATTCGGCCTGGATCGGCAACCAGCGGACGCTCGAGGTGCACGTCGCCGCGGTCCGGGCGAAACTCGGCGTCGCCGGCATCATCGAGACCGTGCGTGGGGTCGGCTACCGCTATCCGGCCGGCTGA
- a CDS encoding TAXI family TRAP transporter solute-binding subunit encodes MLLVTVVALAIAAVGMVALRGCREPVCDPVQYPSGGIRISTGGAGGVYEAYGLALQDVLRDELPDVTVRVDNSSGSVDNLGRVAAGRADLAFISADTAFKVPALERKAGAPPGRIRAIARVYDEYVQVVVRRDSTVLALSDLRGKRVSVGAEGSSVEITAQRLLDAAGMGHANDILRRSYGVSESARQLKNGTLDAFFWVGGLPTQALAELAGTLPIRLLPLDRYVEELHRQYGSFYQLATVPAGTYAGVSDTRTAAVPSYLLASLKLDDDLVFRLTSALFAHRRRIAEAVPSGRVLDVRSAISTASIPLHPGAIRYYRSIKP; translated from the coding sequence GTGCTGCTGGTCACGGTGGTGGCACTGGCCATCGCCGCGGTCGGGATGGTCGCGTTACGTGGGTGCCGCGAGCCGGTGTGTGATCCGGTCCAGTACCCGTCGGGTGGGATCCGGATCAGCACCGGCGGTGCGGGGGGCGTCTACGAGGCGTACGGGCTGGCCCTTCAGGACGTCCTCCGCGACGAATTGCCCGACGTGACCGTCCGCGTCGACAACAGCAGCGGGTCGGTCGACAACCTCGGCCGGGTCGCCGCCGGCCGGGCCGACCTGGCGTTCATCTCCGCGGACACCGCGTTCAAGGTGCCGGCGCTGGAGCGGAAGGCCGGTGCCCCACCCGGGCGGATCCGCGCGATCGCCCGGGTCTACGACGAGTACGTCCAGGTCGTCGTGCGACGCGATTCGACGGTGCTGGCGCTGTCGGACCTCCGCGGCAAACGGGTGTCGGTCGGGGCGGAGGGCTCGTCGGTCGAGATCACCGCCCAGCGGCTGCTGGACGCGGCCGGCATGGGCCACGCGAACGACATCCTGCGCCGCAGCTACGGCGTCAGCGAGTCCGCCCGGCAGCTGAAGAACGGCACGCTCGACGCGTTCTTCTGGGTCGGTGGCCTGCCGACCCAGGCGCTGGCCGAGCTGGCCGGCACACTCCCGATCCGGCTGCTGCCGCTCGACCGGTACGTCGAGGAGCTGCACCGCCAATACGGGTCGTTCTACCAACTCGCCACGGTTCCGGCGGGCACCTATGCGGGTGTGAGCGACACCCGCACCGCGGCGGTGCCGAGTTACCTGCTCGCGAGCCTCAAGCTGGACGACGACCTGGTCTTCCGGCTCACGTCGGCGTTGTTCGCGCACCGTCGGCGCATCGCCGAGGCGGTGCCGAGCGGCCGGGTGCTCGACGTCCGCTCAGCGATCAGCACGGCCTCGATCCCGCTCCATCCCGGCGCGATCCGTTACTACCGCTCGATCAAACCCTGA
- a CDS encoding sensor histidine kinase: MRARLFVLLLTLIALVVVALLTPLATNYATNAQRQVYIDRLQDTNRFALLLRDGTGTSELSALRDEIERYHDVYGIPTVVLDGHRQVMLSSGPVDIDDPTVSDRIDTALSGRSTEEMSIWPWQDHPLVVAVPFLAGEGAGVAGVVVTVSPTDALRTRVGTVWIVLAALSLGAVALFVAVADALATWVLRPVSSLDAAAHAITSGDLESRAPVGTGPPELRRLARSFNEMAATVSGALDAQRAFVAEASHQMRNPLTALLLRIGNLADAVADENAGDLPDRAKAEYDEAMREGQRLQRVLEELLALARAERHLGAVRRVDVGQVLDERLLSWRVRADLRGQILVRSGVATADALVDPESLGRVLDELLDNASRYAGDDGVIVAALRAGAGSPGAVRLSISDDGDGLPITELDKVAGRFWRSPTHANIPGTGLGLSIVTSLLQTFGGRLEVGTGPQGGLSVTCVLPSPPSPAAPELPAADAPEPPAAGEPAAAQGLIER; this comes from the coding sequence ATGCGGGCCCGCCTGTTCGTACTCCTGCTGACGCTCATCGCGCTCGTCGTCGTCGCGTTGCTGACGCCGCTGGCGACGAACTACGCCACGAACGCCCAGCGTCAGGTGTACATCGACCGGCTGCAGGACACGAACCGGTTCGCGCTGCTGCTCCGGGACGGCACGGGCACCTCGGAGCTCTCCGCCCTGCGCGACGAGATCGAGCGCTACCACGACGTCTACGGCATCCCGACGGTCGTCCTGGACGGGCACCGCCAGGTGATGCTCAGCTCGGGTCCGGTCGACATCGACGACCCGACGGTCAGCGACCGGATCGACACCGCGCTCTCCGGGCGCAGCACCGAGGAGATGTCGATCTGGCCCTGGCAGGACCATCCGCTGGTCGTGGCGGTGCCCTTCCTGGCCGGCGAGGGCGCCGGGGTCGCCGGCGTCGTCGTCACGGTGTCGCCCACCGACGCGCTGCGCACCCGCGTCGGCACGGTCTGGATCGTGCTGGCCGCGCTGAGCCTCGGCGCGGTCGCGCTGTTCGTCGCGGTCGCCGACGCGCTGGCCACCTGGGTGCTGCGTCCGGTGAGCAGCCTCGACGCCGCCGCGCACGCGATCACCTCCGGTGACCTGGAGTCGCGGGCCCCGGTCGGCACCGGGCCACCGGAGCTACGCCGGCTGGCCCGGTCGTTCAACGAGATGGCCGCCACCGTGAGCGGCGCGCTCGACGCCCAGCGCGCGTTCGTCGCCGAAGCGTCCCACCAGATGCGCAACCCGCTGACCGCGCTGCTGCTGCGGATCGGCAACCTCGCCGACGCGGTCGCCGACGAGAACGCCGGCGATCTGCCCGACCGGGCGAAGGCCGAGTACGACGAGGCCATGCGCGAAGGCCAGCGGTTGCAGCGCGTGCTGGAGGAGCTGCTCGCGCTGGCCCGCGCCGAACGTCACCTGGGGGCGGTGCGCCGCGTCGACGTCGGTCAGGTCCTCGACGAGCGGCTGTTGTCCTGGCGGGTGCGGGCGGACCTACGGGGCCAGATCCTGGTGCGGTCCGGGGTGGCCACCGCCGACGCGCTCGTCGACCCCGAGTCGCTGGGCCGGGTGCTCGACGAGTTGCTCGACAATGCCAGCCGCTACGCCGGCGACGACGGCGTCATCGTGGCCGCGCTCCGGGCGGGCGCGGGTTCACCGGGCGCTGTGCGGCTGTCGATCTCCGACGACGGCGACGGCCTCCCGATCACCGAGCTCGACAAGGTCGCCGGCCGTTTCTGGCGCAGCCCCACCCATGCGAACATCCCCGGCACCGGCCTCGGCCTGAGCATCGTCACGTCGCTGCTGCAGACGTTCGGCGGCCGCCTGGAGGTCGGCACCGGTCCCCAGGGCGGCTTGTCGGTCACCTGTGTGCTGCCGAGCCCACCGTCGCCGGCAGCCCCCGAACTGCCCGCCGCGGACGCTCCGGAGCCGCCGGCCGCGGGCGAGCCGGCCGCCGCTCAGGGTTTGATCGAGCGGTAG